The sequence ACTTAGATGGAGCGATAATAGTTCACAACCAATCATTGAGGGTGTTATCATCTTTGAATATTTCTCTGCAAATAATTGTGGTCTATTAACTTATTTAATCGTtcaaaaaacatttaaaggTAAAGGTTTGGATAGAATCCTCGTGGAAACAGCAATTGAAATCCTAAATCAAAATGCAAAGAGTCAAGGTTTCCTTCCAGGTTGTAATGCAATCTTTTTGGAGGTTTACAGTGGTGAAAAGGTAACTTTGAAACAAGATGTAGTCGATCCACGTATGAGACATTCCATCTATCATCAAATTGGATTTAGATTGATAGATTTCGAATATGTTGCACCACCATTAGCTTTGACTTATCCAAAGTTAAAACATTTCCTTCTCACAGTTTATCTTACCGAACATATTCCAAAGATGCCATTGGAGGAGGGCAAATATTATTTACCAAGTAGcgttttaaagaattttatcACCGTCCTTTGGAAGAATGCAATTGCAACCAAGAAAATCATTAAACAACCACAAAGAGATTCAGATTATGTTAGAATGGTCGAACAGTTTGAGTATCGTGAAAAAATACCATTGTTAGATTTACCATGGGGTGCAAGTAAACCATGGACATTGGTTGATCTTAGAGACGATTATGATGAGGATCTTATGGTACGTTTTTACAATGAGTTGATGTTACCAAATTTCCCAGTGAAAAATGAATTGGaaccattatcaaatttCATTAGTGCTCTCTCTGAAGAGAGAAGAGAATCATTCAATCCACATTTATCAGAGGTTCATGTTTTATTGGCATTGAGATGGCCAACCGATTCATCCGATTTACAACCAACCATTGGTGCTGGTATTATTTTcgaatatttttcaaataccAATTGTGGTTTACTTTCCTATTTGGTGGTACATCGTTCTTCAAGAGGTCAAGGTTTGGCTGGTATTTTGGTTGAACGTGCAGTGGAACTATTGGATAAACATGCAAAAACTCGTGGTCAATTGGCTGGTTGTAACTGTATTTTCTTGGAAACCAATTCTGCTGAAAAAGTAACCGTACAACAAGATGTTATGGATCCACGTATGAGACATACTATCTATTATAAAATGGGTTTCAGAATGATCGATTTCGAATATATTATGCCACCACTTTTTCAaggttttgaaaaattacGTGGTGTACTCTTATTGACAGTTTATTTAACTCCTCATATTCCCTATCAAGATGTCAATGGCAAGAAACAATACTATCTACcaaatgttttattaaagaatttcaTCTCTTCACAATGGGAGAATGCATTCCGTAATTCACGTCTCTCTGTTAGACCAAGTCAAGATATCGATTTCACAATGTCATTGGATCAATTGGAGATTAGAGAACGTGTACCACTATTGGATTTACCATGGGGTGATGGTAAAGATTGGATGATAGTTGACCTTTGGGAAGATTATGATCAAGAGTTATTGGATGCTTTCTATAAAAAGTATATGATCACTCAGTTTGGTACTTCCGATGAATTAGAACCATTAGAGAATTGGCATAAAGCTCTCTCAACCGAGGGTCGTGATGATCCTAATATTTGCGATCTTCATGTCCTATTAACATTGGGTTTGCCAGGTGAACATAAAGGTAAAGGTCATAAATATATCATTGGTGGTTTGGTTTTCGAATATTATCCAGAGACAAATACAGCATTGGTCACTTACTTGGTTGTAAATCAACGTTGGTCCGGTAAAGGTATTGGTACTGACTTAATTTTACGTACTCTCACAATTCTCGATCAAAATGCAAAACAAAAAGGTCATATAGCCGGTTGTAATGCAATTTTCTTGGAAGTTATGTTCTTACCACAATCGGGTGAATCAGACTCTTCATTGAGTCATGTTTTCCTTTTCAATAAAGGTTTCCGTTTATTGGATTTCGAATATTATCAACCACCAACCTCTTTAAGAAatccaaaatcaaataatgttTGTTTAACCGTTCTATTGACTCCACGTATTCCAAAGCATGGTGTTGGTAGTGAAATTCAACCATTTGTACCATCTTCTTTGTTACGTTCATTCATTACAACTCTATGGGAAGATGAATGTGGTTTAATTGGTTATAACTTTGAATCTGATCCATGTTACCTTAGAATGATGGAACAATTGGATGGTAATGATTATTTCCATTGTTTAGATTTACCTTGGATTAAACATAGAATCGAtcaaaattcaatcaatcCAAATAATTCCACTCTACCACATATAAacttttcaaattcttttaataatttaaatattagtTATTCATCACCAAATCCTGTACATTTaagagattttaaaaatcaacaacaacaacaacaacaacaacaagtacaacaattacaacaacaagtaCAAAAAGTACAACAATTGACAGCTGGTACTAATTTAGGTGGTAATAGTTTAAATTCAAGTGGtagtatttataataatagcggcgataaaaaatcatcactaccaccattaccaaatccaaataaccttagtaataattatgatAGTGATCATCTtacaaagaataaaaatttattaaaagtttcAACACCAGATGGCAATAGTTCCTCTGCTCCTGGTTCACCAATTTTATCTCCTCAATCAATGAATTCAGTTTTCCCACCAAACGCTCCTTTATCACCTGCTCTTTATCCTTCAAATTTAAGTAATTCAACATTGGCCCAAAGAGTTACATtggataaataaattataaataatgtaTAAAATCATTCATCTCttattcaaaaataatcacttttttttttatttttttttttattttcagattttttatttttattttttttatttttattttttttatttttatttttattttttttatttttttagattttttttttttttttttttgtgtagACCAATTccataactttttttttttttttacttttttttttaaaattcaaattaaaaaatcaaaaacaatgAAGGTTTcactttcttttcttttaacaattttaattgttataattacaattaaagttaatttatctcaagaaattaaaattagtcCATTCTTtgcaaataatttaaaatttgaaccaATCCCTGACTATATTGAATATGATTCAGAGTAAGTCctcaatttttattactatttttttttttttttttttttttttttttttttttaatttttttaattttaaatgtaaaaGTTAAGAAACTaacaaaacaattaaaaatttatatatagtTCAGATGCAGGTGAAGCATTATTCTTATCAAACTATTTAGATGACCACAAAACCGCAAAACAGAAATCTTGTGTTGATATTGGTGCACCTTTTCAATCAtgtgataaattattagagATTGACTCTAACCTCAGAGATACAGAAGATTTCTTTACATTCACTGGTTTCATCACTGTAAATGAAActtataatagtaatacttTCTTTTGGTTTTTAGAATCTCAAAATGGTGATAAAAACTCACCCTTAGTTATCTTTTTACAAGGTGGtaagtatttttatttttatttttatttttattttaaaaacaatttaaaatgtatattaatattatttatttatatttatttatataaaaaaaaaaaaaatataaaataggTCCAGGTGGTGCATCAACTTTTTCACTTTTTGTTGAAACAGGTCCATATGAACTCCTTGATAATTTCACTTTAGTACAAAGAGAAATTACATGGAATTCAGAATTTGCAATGTTATATATTGATAATCCAGTTGGTACTGGTTTTTCATTTACTGACTCTCAAGAGggttattcaaataatgaagatgaaattgCAACAAATTTATACACCTTTTTACAACAATTTTATAAACTTTATCCAGAATATTACACAAATGAATTATATATAACTGGTGAAGTAAGTAcaaatcaaatatttaacattttaattcaattttaatactaattttataaaataataataaataataaataataaataataaataataaataataattatttagagTTATGCCGGAAAATACATTCCAGCATTTTCATATCACATTATccaacaaaaccaaaactcaaataatccaaatattaATCTTAAAGGTATTGCAATTGGTGACGGTTTATGTGATCCAATTACCCAAGTAACTCAATATGCAAACCTTGCATTCTATACTGGTTTAGCTGATCTCCAACAACAAGAAGTTATGTTTGAATATCAAGATAAAATTGTTGAAGCAATTAATCAAGAACAATGGTCAGTTGCAAACGATTTATTCactgatttaattaatggtcCACCAGATTATTTCCAAGTAAatatatagttttttttatttcctatTCTTATATAAATgattaattagttttttttttttcttttttttttttttaaaataagaaTATTACAGGTGAATCAGATTATTATGATATTCGTAAAACTGTTGAACCAACATATGGTGGTGATTTTACagcatttttaaatcaatcttCAATTCGTGCAATGATTCATGTtggtaataattattttcaaaataataatgatgtttACATTCATTTAGAACAAGATATTCCAAAATCAGTTAAACAATTATTCCCAACCATTTTagataatattaaagttATTTTATACAATGGTCAATTTGATTTCATTGTTGGTCCATCTCTCACAGAAACAATGATTCGTACTATTGAATGGGAAGGAATTCAACCATTCTTAGAATCACCAAAAATCATTTGGAAAATTCCATCAGATAATGTTGATGTAGCCGGTTTTGTTAGACAATGGAATAGTTTCACTCAAGTTGTTGTACGTCAAGCAGGTCATATGGTACCTTTGGATCAACCTGCACGTGCTTTTGATATGATAGATAGATTTATTAACAATGAACCTTTTCCATCaggttaaattaaattaaattaaaattaaaaaataaaattgtttttattataatgtaTTGGTAAACTTAATATATgtctttaatttatttatttttatttttttttttttattttgtttcattataattcaacaaatcCAATATTTGATGGCTTTGATTCTATACCATTATAACTTGTAACAACAATACTATATTTTCCATAAGGTATATTAAACATTTTTGTTATGAATTCTGAATTAATTGAtcgtttaattttatatcttAACCATGTATTATCTGATCTACTGATATAAACAaagtatttgattttttgattacttttttcacttttaaaggaatttgatttaaaagtgATTGATACATccatattaaaataatattgtttttcaattgtacaattgataatttgaGGTGGTAATAATTGTTCAAGTTGATTggtaaatgataaattataagTTAAGGAGTAATTTCCATAATCAAGATTATGGTTTtcaacaataatataaacaTGTTTACCATTTGCTGTCATTCTTAATTGcctattatcatttgatcTATCAATAATAGTGGTTAAACTTTGACCATATCTAATATTACAACTTCTCATTGaactatatttataataattataagcTTTTCTTGATTCTAATAAACATATTGAATAGGTGAATGGCATAACTCTATTAGCTATTGGATTTATTGACATTGTAATTTCCGTATTACCCTTAACATCACAAGaatattgatgatattgattaaaattattattattaaaaccattatcttttttaaaattacaataattatTACAAGGTGAATAATCATCATTTcttaaaaattctaaatatGAGTCTAAAAAGTGTAATTggtttattgatttaattttttcaatattatttttcaaataaattgtaTTGTTAATTGaatgtttaaaaattgtatttGAAACGTATGGGTCTGTTATTCTAATAGTATCATTATAATATGAATTTACATATCTACGGTaggtaaatttatttatgtttTGTTTAACATAATCtaaaaatttatcatcaccaattgCAGGTTGGCCAAATGTTACACatgtaattgattttatatatttttcattaaaacgTTGAATTGAGATATCTAAAGTTGCAAAAAATGCAATTACACCGCCAACTGAATGACCAGTAAAATAGATATCATAGGGTTTCTCACATGAATCAATAATGCTATATAATTGAATATATAAATCATAATATTCACCTTGAAAACCATTACGAACTTCACCACATCCTTTTGGATCAATATAACAATCAACTTTGAAATAATGGGCATTATCTTcgatattaattgaattgtattctttaaatgaaattattaaattattggtAATGGATGATTTATATGCTAAAATCTTAGAATTATCCAATACAACCTCCCATTCcaaacaattgtttttatcacctaaagaaataaattgattttgtttaACTGCTAATGGATCATATATTAAATCTGAAAAGTATGCAAAAATATAATCTCCATTTTTACCAATTATTGAACTATTTGATCTTTtaagatttattaataaatttattatcaatataaaaactattgttttaaaaaacattgtTTATTgacaattaaaataacacttgggtttttttttaattttatattttgtgtGGTTGTGTGtgtttatatattaattaaaaataaaaattaaataaaattctcTGTAAATATCcctatcaatattaattatacaaaattttaaatcagaAAATCTAAATTTAGATCTTAAttacatttcttttttaattaaaaataataattaatgaaaataaaaaaataaaaatttcatcatttaatttattaatattaagtAATCTTTTAAGTGGTgtttttagaaaatttaattaaaagatttttagtaatttactaaattatctattattttatttatttaaaaattaatgattcagATTAGttgttaaatcatttttttctttataattataatttatttcagAGTATTTATAAATGCAATATTGGAGGGTGAAGATTGGATATCATTATATTCTGAAAAAACAACTATACTATATGCTCCTTTTGGGATATCATCTATAGTTTTTGaaaagtaattattattttggtgTGGTCGAATAATTGtctctttatattttttccAGTTTTGCCCAATATTACTAAtgaatatattatatattgtattattaaaattgttgttattattattatgatctAAATCATTGATACTAAAATTAACTTGTAATTTAATAAGATcgttttttatttctaaaatatCAGCTGTTAAATTTGTTGGTGGATTTGGAGTTTGATATGGGCTCtttattgaaatattataaGAAAATGAGGATGTCCCTAAAATTGAGTTATGGTTTTCAACTACaacaataatttcatttaaatttttaattctttttgaaaCTGATCTAAAATGTTCTGTCTTATCTACCATTGTTATTGGTTGTTTATAATCTTtatagtaatttaaattacaacTACTAAATAATGTAAAATCATAGTGTTTAAATTGATTCCTTGATGTAAATAAACATACAGAGTATTTATCAGGTAGAATACCTTTTGGATTAAATTCACCATTGAAAATACATTCATTTTTAACCATACAAtgatattctttaaattttgaaaattttgcattcttttcaacaaatttacaattagTATTACATTGTGAATAATTTGGATTAAATGTATTTAATAGGTAAAGATCTGATGAATGTAAACCCAATGGAAAATTGGGACAACTGtgttttttacaatttaaaacaattattgaTTCATCTGCGACCTTTGGATGATAAACATTAAATATTGACATTATTTCAACAACAGGATCTTCATGatactttttaaaatcagATGAACGATGtttatgattattaatattaacgTATCTtctataatttatttttttaattgatgataaaaacaatttattaaattgttcaTCTCCTACTGCAGGCTGACCAAATGTTATACAATTAATAGATTCaatgttttttaaatcattttgatAAGAATAATATACTGAAGCTAATAATGCAACAGCACCACCAGCCGAATGACcagtaaaataaatatcataTGGTTGGtctaatgattttattattgataacattgtattttgattaaaataaaattgatctTGAAAACCAAAATGAATTTTACCACATTCAATATTCCatggttttaataaaaaacaagaaattaattttaaatcaatatcagatgcaaaatctttaaaataatgAGTTCCTTGAATTGAAATAACCAAGTTATTCgtatattttgatttaaaaatcatcattttattttcatttacaattatttccCATTCTTCACATTcaccattaatttttattaattcaaattttgaaaattctttattatttgttttatataCTAAATTTGAAAAGTAAGCAAATATATGATCTccatctttatttatttttgaagataaaattaaatttataaaaattaatttaaataatataattattaaaaattttattttaaaaaacatttttaatttaaataattatataatttttttttttttattttttttaaataattatttttattttttttttttttctgaacatttaaaaataattatttttattccacgtttataaaaaaaaaagtctttttttcttttttttttttttttttttttttttaaaaaattaaaaaataaataaaaataaaataacagatttaataattatttattataaatttcaaattattttatttttattatctaatCCATTaacaaaacaataattagAAGTTTTGGATTCTATTCCATTATCACTTGTAGATACAATACTATAAAGACCAtcttttttaagattttttataatttcatttaattctatttttgataatggttcaacaaattcataTTTAATCCAATCTTTTCCAATTTCacttaaataaatattatatttcatTGTTGGttgaattaatgaaatagtattatttgatttgaatGAAACTGAAATATCcattgaattttcatttgttgaaattattttacatgttaaattatttggtggTTGTGGTACTTGAATTGTACTAATGAATGAAATATTGAAAGCAAGAGTTGAAgttgaaaagaataaattatGATTCTCtacaattataaataaatcagAACCAGAAACAGTCATTTCAAACTCCATTGCATTTGttgttttatcaattaaaatattagatttaccaccacaaatattattttgactatattcatatttattaaaatcatctttatttgtaaaaatacaAACTGAATATTTATCAGTGAAAAAACCAGAACCTGGATAAAAGTGACCTTTAATTGTCGATTCTGAAGATGATGGACAATGATAAACttgtttttttgtaatttttggattttggaataaaaaattacaa comes from Dictyostelium discoideum AX4 chromosome 2 chromosome, whole genome shotgun sequence and encodes:
- a CDS encoding hypothetical protein (Similar to Dictyostelium discoideum (Slime mold). histidine kinase A) — translated: MSSTPNNNNNNKAENQADFVDEEEWAFVDLWDKYDQNLLERFWNELVKTTFNTSDIQPLNDWNKAMSPEAHNNPDIPDLHILLAFKASDLETIKNSTEAFTTTNTSPRNTSTGDSNTNTFNTGGSGSSGNSTTNTTPTTPIIVTTSNSINIPTKLTSSTSSTLIPTAIPVATPTTPTTPTTTATPAIPTTTTTTPKSPISDDLELSSSSSSTMSSIDSNSTSSSAVISPTPIPFINTSTNISSSPSSTIVSTLGKVTPPQILNNRTQIIAGVIFEYYSNINCGLFLHMIIQKKFRNMGLEGLLVKRAIEILDKNAHSHGHLAGCNAIFFETKSASNPAGTSTSTSTSTSTSTNSSGSSSNNNNNNNNNNNNNNNNNNNNNNNNNNNNNNNNSNNNTLCVSTSGGSSHQDINKIDPRQQHSILHKIGFRLVDFDYTKLPLKRLGKSNNLLLTVYLSPHIPSQSSLDGDKYYLPSVLLKNFVYDLWDTSYLTEKVNRKPDEDPEYGRALEQIELREKIPLLDLPWGAGKPWTLVDLYEDYDEELLERCYREVMVPSVKHSEIPSLGNVLRAMSPEGDDSSYLPDVHVLLAVRWPTDFHKDGNSSSPIIDGLCVFEYHTEQNCGILTHLILQKKNRTSLNDGLDSLLVDSAVDILDTNARERGNLAGCNAIFIHIKNAPTSPVSPDVVDICQHHMVLYKMGFKLLDFDFYIPPLDFHSAPKKMMLGLFITPLIPKSNEKGDRPFIPSNLLKLFVELQWNNAFGSEQIKNSPNTYLEYQRMIEQIELRERISLSDLPWDAGKPWTLVDLWEDYDQELLERLYKEIMIPNFSNKHELEPLDNWLQAFTSENRDDPNISDLHILLALRWSDNSSQPIIEGVIIFEYFSANNCGLLTYLIVQKTFKGKGLDRILVETAIEILNQNAKSQGFLPGCNAIFLEVYSGEKVTLKQDVVDPRMRHSIYHQIGFRLIDFEYVAPPLALTYPKLKHFLLTVYLTEHIPKMPLEEGKYYLPSSVLKNFITVLWKNAIATKKIIKQPQRDSDYVRMVEQFEYREKIPLLDLPWGASKPWTLVDLRDDYDEDLMVRFYNELMLPNFPVKNELEPLSNFISALSEERRESFNPHLSEVHVLLALRWPTDSSDLQPTIGAGIIFEYFSNTNCGLLSYLVVHRSSRGQGLAGILVERAVELLDKHAKTRGQLAGCNCIFLETNSAEKVTVQQDVMDPRMRHTIYYKMGFRMIDFEYIMPPLFQGFEKLRGVLLLTVYLTPHIPYQDVNGKKQYYLPNVLLKNFISSQWENAFRNSRLSVRPSQDIDFTMSLDQLEIRERVPLLDLPWGDGKDWMIVDLWEDYDQELLDAFYKKYMITQFGTSDELEPLENWHKALSTEGRDDPNICDLHVLLTLGLPGEHKGKGHKYIIGGLVFEYYPETNTALVTYLVVNQRWSGKGIGTDLILRTLTILDQNAKQKGHIAGCNAIFLEVMFLPQSGESDSSLSHVFLFNKGFRLLDFEYYQPPTSLRNPKSNNVCLTVLLTPRIPKHGVGSEIQPFVPSSLLRSFITTLWEDECGLIGYNFESDPCYLRMMEQLDGNDYFHCLDLPWIKHRIDQNSINPNNSTLPHINFSNSFNNLNISYSSPNPVHLRDFKNQQQQQQQQQVQQLQQQVQKVQQLTAGTNLGGNSLNSSGSIYNNSGDKKSSLPPLPNPNNLSNNYDSDHLTKNKNLLKVSTPDGNSSSAPGSPILSPQSMNSVFPPNAPLSPALYPSNLSNSTLAQRVTLDK
- a CDS encoding peptidase S10 family protein translates to MKVSLSFLLTILIVIITIKVNLSQEIKISPFFANNLKFEPIPDYIEYDSDSDAGEALFLSNYLDDHKTAKQKSCVDIGAPFQSCDKLLEIDSNLRDTEDFFTFTGFITVNETYNSNTFFWFLESQNGDKNSPLVIFLQGGPGGASTFSLFVETGPYELLDNFTLVQREITWNSEFAMLYIDNPVGTGFSFTDSQEGYSNNEDEIATNLYTFLQQFYKLYPEYYTNELYITGESYAGKYIPAFSYHIIQQNQNSNNPNINLKGIAIGDGLCDPITQVTQYANLAFYTGLADLQQQEVMFEYQDKIVEAINQEQWSVANDLFTDLINGPPDYFQNITGESDYYDIRKTVEPTYGGDFTAFLNQSSIRAMIHVGNNYFQNNNDVYIHLEQDIPKSVKQLFPTILDNIKVILYNGQFDFIVGPSLTETMIRTIEWEGIQPFLESPKIIWKIPSDNVDVAGFVRQWNSFTQVVVRQAGHMVPLDQPARAFDMIDRFINNEPFPSG